TTCTCTTCTGTTTCTCTCtacatttctctctctttgctCTGTATTTCCCTGGATCTTCGGTTCTACCAAGCCCCCATCAACAACAAATTACTGCAAAGGGATAagcttggtttttcttttttcaaccCATTTCCATAATCTATACTTTCGTTTGCTCTCCTTTTGAAGTTCATCTGGGATTGGCGTGTGAGGGGTAGGAGGACAATGggaagattagggtttctgaagtGGGTTCTTTTGATTGGGGTTTTGGGTTGCTGTGTGGAAGGTCTTGGGGTTAACTGGGGAACCATGACCAATCATAAATTGCCACCCAAGACCATTGTGCGGATGTTGAAGGATAATGGGATTCAGAAAGTGAAGCTTTTTGATGCAGATCAGTCCACCATGGGAGCTCTGGCTGGGACTGGTATCGAGGTCATGGTTGCTATTCCCAATGATCAACTCTCCGCCATGGGAGACTACAAGCGAGCCCAGAAATGGGTGCAGAGGAACGTCACCCGTTACAACTTTGATGGAGGAGTTACCATCAAGTaattcatttccctctctctctctctctctctataacccaaaatttattGTGTTCGTTCCCATTCTTCTGATTTATTTTTGAACCGATTCCTGATCTGttttctctttggattttccaaATCTCATCCCACCTTCATAATCCTGTTTGCATGTAGTTGGTTAACTTTGCAATCATGGGGGATGGTTTGGACTTATTTATTCATTACCAATCTGAGATTGATGATTTTGTCTTGGGGTTATGAGCAGAagatttaaaacttttttgcTATGCTGTTCTTGTTCAGATACGTTGCTGTTGGCAATGAACCATTTCTGTCATCCTACAATGGATCATTCTTGAATGTTACCCTTCCAGCCCTTCAGAACATTCAAAATGCACTCAATGCAGCAGGTCTTGGAGAGTCCATCAAGGCAACGGTGCCTTTAAATGCTGATGTCTACAACTCCCCGAGTAATAGCTCGTATCCCTCAGCTGGTAGGTTTCGTAGTGATATTAATGGACTCATGACTGAAATTGTCCAGTTTCTAAGCAAAAACAATGCACCTTTTACTGTAAACATTTACCCTTTCCTTAGTCTTTATGGCAACGCCGACTTCCCTTTCGACTATGCCTTCTTTGATGGTGCAAGTAATCCTTTACTTGATGCTGGCACTGGGATTCAGTACCACAATGTTTTTGATGCAAACTTCGATACCTTGGTTTCGTCTCTGAAAGCTGTTGGATTTGGCGACATGCCGATTCTAGTTGGCGAGGTCGGATGGCCAACCGATGGTGACAAGAACGCCAACGCTGCCAATGCTTATAGATTCTACAATGGCCTTCTACCAAGGCTTGCAGGCAATAAGGGCACCCCTTTAAGGCCTGGATTCATTGAAGTATACTTGTTCAGTTTTCtggatgaaaatgggaagagTATTGCTCCAGGAAACTTCGAGAGACATTGGGGTATTTTCGGGTACGACGGTCAGCCAAAGTTTGCAATAGATCTTTCTGGTCAGGGCCAAAACAAACTACTTGTGGGAGCACAGGATGTGCAGTATCTTCCTCAGAAGTGGTGTATGTTCAATCCAAATGCAAAGGATCTCAGTAAACTTGCTGATAACATAAATTATGCGTGCACTTTTTCAGATTGCACTTCTCTTGGATATGGATCTTCTTGCAATAATTTGGACGCTAATGGGAATGCTTCTTATGCATTTAACATGTATTTCCAGGTGCAAGATCAAGATGAACTGGCCTGTAATTTTCAGGGCTTAGCCACAATAACCTCACAGAATCTTTCGCAAGGTACTTGCAATTTCATCGTCCAGATAGCTTCCTCCTCCTCGACCCCGTCCTTTGCTGCTTCTTTTGTTAGTTTATTAGCATCTATGGCCTTGTTATTCACTGCATTGTTGCTATAATTTCTTCTGTGGATACTCTGATGGATGCCCCATTTTGTTACTTctttacttcatttttttttttcttatggttcgtaggttttttttcttttttctttttttacctcATTTTTAAGTTCTCTATGAATTGATTGATTCTATTCAATCACTACTCTGGTTCTATGCATACAGTCATGACTGAGATTTTTTGTTGAATCCTTTATCTGTTCTACATTTAAACTTGATGGAATAGAGCATATGAAAAGAGGGAGTAATGGATGTAACCATTTTCTACCAACTAAATGAATCCATCTTTGATTGAATACCATGaaactatgagatcccacattggttggagagaggaacgaacaaagcattctttacaagagtgtgaaaatctctccctaacaaacgcgttttaaaactttgaagggaaacccagaaaggaaagtcccaaaagaacaagatctgctagcggtgggcttaggctattacagTGTCCAAGTAGTAATTGATACACGGGTGGtcttaaaaactaaattcatCTCTGGTAAAACCTCTAAGAAATAGAAAGATGCTTGTCTTTTTGTACTCGAGAGTTCATCACTCTAATGTAGAAAGGAAAGGGGAAAGGGGAAAGGGTAGTTGTGGTTTACATTGAAGAACCAAATAGTTGCAGCTTCCAGCATGGTTGGCCGGTAGTGTAGGTTTTAAGAAGAGGAAAAGGCAGtagaagtagaagaagatgcaTTGATCATTCTCATCTCCATAACTCTTTTGTGTGAATTGGAATGCAAGAAACTCACAAAAGTAGGGCTGTTGGCTGGTCTATACTCTGGCACCAACCTTCCTGACTTCTTGTATCTAACTCCACATGCATTACATAATGTCTTGGGTCCCAATGGTCCACCCCTCCACTGTGGAGTCCTCTGTGCCTGACAATGGCTGCATCTCCTCCCACTCCCTGCACCCTGTTTCTGCTGCAGCCCCAAACTCTTCTTCACTGTTGTATCTCTCTGATCCATGTCCACCTTCTTCTccctttcttctcctcctcctccttgaGCCTTATGCGGCAATAGGAGCTCACTGTCGGCCAACCAATATGTCTGTTGCAGCAAAAGAGTGTCTGCAGAGGAAGAGGTCAACTGTAAGGACTGTTTGCTCGGCAGCAGGTTCAGTTGATCGAGGTGGTGTTGACCAATGAGAGGGCGAATACTCGTGTTGGCGGGCGCCTGTCTTCTCTTGCTTCTTGCCTTGCTGGGGACTGCAGAAAAGTGAGAGAACGGCGAGTCGGAAGAAGATGGTGTGGGGTGAGAGAGTGaatttggtggtggtggaggattgttgaggtgTGTGGATAGCTGTGGGGGTGGGAGGGGGAGGCTGCTTCCTTTGGCTGATAAGCATTCTTCCACAAATGCTGACAGCCACTCCAAGTTTACATCAACTTCCTGAATTCAATGAAGCTCAACAATGGTNaaaaaaaaaaaaaaaaaaaaaaaacaaagcaatgGAGTTTAAAATGACATACCATTGTCGTCATCTGGAGTGAACAGAGGTCGTCGTCGAGAGTGGAAGAAAGCTCGGACTTGAGTTTAGAACAGTCGTCTTGCTCGTATTCGCTGTTGACCGACACCATTTTCGGCTGGTAATCCATGGTAGCAACAGCaaaggggagagagagagagagagagagagagaagggaaatttgaataataattggaGAACTGTATGAGGTATGAATGAGTGAAGCAGTAATATTGTATGGCTGTGATGCTTATGAGTTGGTTTTGGACTCTAATTTTTTGTGTCGGCAGATTACGATGGCTTGCTTTTAGCAACTAACAGAATTATTCAAATCAACGTCCCCATCtccctcctccttctcccTCTTACTAAAAACAATACTTTGCACTCACTCTTAAGTCCCTCTGACAAAAGGTGTGTGAGCAACTTCTTTAGTaactttttaaactttttttttttttcttctacgAGGGTGTTTAAATATTTCTCTAACAgttacgttttaaaacttcgaGAGGAATACTGGAAatgaaagctcaaagagaataatatctactagcggtaggcttgaagtattacaaatggtattagagccagacactagacCATGTGCCAGCCAGAAGGctgagccctaaagggggtggacattaggcggtgtgtcaacaaggatACTAGGTTACGAAGGGGTAGATTGCGATGAATATACTTCCACATACTGGGTTACGAACCGGATGGAAAAGATATAATATGTGTCACAGGCTTGGTAATTGACAATTTTATggattatattaaatatacttccacataaaaataataataataacaacgaAACAAAGCCAAAATGGTTACGTAGGTAAAAATTGACATATACTCCTTATTTAAAAAANaaaaaaaaaaaaaaaaaaaaaaaaaaaaaaaaaaaaaaaaaaaaaaaaaaaaaaaaaaaaaaaaagtaacaattttgtttcttaatgTTCAACGAGCATAGTAGGTGGTGCctaattttagaataatataATGACGACTGATGATGGGTTCGCCATTTTCAGAAGCTAGACGATGCCGCCATTGACGAGCATGACTTGACCGTTGATCCACTCGCCTTC
This portion of the Cucurbita pepo subsp. pepo cultivar mu-cu-16 chromosome LG08, ASM280686v2, whole genome shotgun sequence genome encodes:
- the LOC111801028 gene encoding glucan endo-1,3-beta-glucosidase 8-like isoform X2, with the protein product MGRLGFLKWVLLIGVLGCCVEGLGVNWGTMTNHKLPPKTIVRMLKDNGIQKVKLFDADQSTMGALAGTGIEVMVAIPNDQLSAMGDYKRAQKWVQRNVTRYNFDGGVTIKYVAVGNEPFLSSYNGSFLNVTLPALQNIQNALNAAGLGESIKATVPLNADVYNSPSNSSYPSAGRFRSDINGLMTEIVQFLSKNNAPFTVNIYPFLSLYGNADFPFDYAFFDGASNPLLDAGTGIQYHNVFDANFDTLVSSLKAVGFGDMPILVGEVGWPTDGDKNANAANAYRFYNGLLPRLAGNKGTPLRPGFIEVYLFSFLDENGKSIAPGNFERHWGIFGYDGQPKFAIDLSGQGQNKLLVGAQDVQYLPQKWCMFNPNAKDLSKLADNINYACTFSDCTSLGYGSSCNNLDANGNASYAFNMYFQVQDQDELACNFQGLATITSQNLSQEARRCRH
- the LOC111801030 gene encoding GATA transcription factor 12-like, with amino-acid sequence MDYQPKMVSVNSEYEQDDCSKLKSELSSTLDDDLCSLQMTTMEVDVNLEWLSAFVEECLSAKGSSLPLPPPQLSTHLNNPPPPPNSLSHPTPSSSDSPFSHFSAVPSKARSKRRQAPANTSIRPLIGQHHLDQLNLLPSKQSLQLTSSSADTLLLQQTYWLADSELLLPHKAQGGGGEEREKKVDMDQRDTTVKKSLGLQQKQGAGSGRRCSHCQAQRTPQWRGGPLGPKTLCNACGVRYKKSGRLVPEYRPANSPTFVSFLHSNSHKRVMEMRMINASSSTSTAFSSS
- the LOC111801028 gene encoding glucan endo-1,3-beta-glucosidase 8-like isoform X1, translated to MGRLGFLKWVLLIGVLGCCVEGLGVNWGTMTNHKLPPKTIVRMLKDNGIQKVKLFDADQSTMGALAGTGIEVMVAIPNDQLSAMGDYKRAQKWVQRNVTRYNFDGGVTIKYVAVGNEPFLSSYNGSFLNVTLPALQNIQNALNAAGLGESIKATVPLNADVYNSPSNSSYPSAGRFRSDINGLMTEIVQFLSKNNAPFTVNIYPFLSLYGNADFPFDYAFFDGASNPLLDAGTGIQYHNVFDANFDTLVSSLKAVGFGDMPILVGEVGWPTDGDKNANAANAYRFYNGLLPRLAGNKGTPLRPGFIEVYLFSFLDENGKSIAPGNFERHWGIFGYDGQPKFAIDLSGQGQNKLLVGAQDVQYLPQKWCMFNPNAKDLSKLADNINYACTFSDCTSLGYGSSCNNLDANGNASYAFNMYFQVQDQDELACNFQGLATITSQNLSQGTCNFIVQIASSSSTPSFAASFVSLLASMALLFTALLL